In Lineus longissimus chromosome 9, tnLinLong1.2, whole genome shotgun sequence, one genomic interval encodes:
- the LOC135494003 gene encoding brain tumor protein-like, with translation MASPTPSQSASDTMTSTSNSSDNEMEHIQISAMNVRCSLCNDTYTIPKVLYCFHTFCQPCLEKIQDTPDRIQCPECHQDTTLPAQGVQGLLPDFAISNILEASAGDNTSLNCTGCKSKETNAVARCFDCANFLCPNCVMAHQFMHCFEGHRVIMFSDLQNGKEQIKLEKPLNCSKHRSEMLNFFCKTCNIPICKDCTLSDHSRGHEFGYISEVGPKHVELLQHVVDDAKIKANELRSTAKSMEHSANRLQILYNKAQNEVNETYNFYRTMLEERRQETIKELDGAFNSKQVLLNSMADKIQDAIDRLYQGCEFVEKLLKHSGNTEILMFKKMIDTKVNNIMSYTPDINNLETSFDLEFVSNFQAIQVGVRNTFGYIRQSFETNQKPQPIARPNGIVTKTINNASPPCVSPTISMFGDFTSTLNKRFPSNNTLVGFGTGLDPNVNPYEKWSSGSSHDLINNGDIFQTNPDSIMDLTNKLITANIYPPKSQIKRQKMIYHCKFGEFGVMDGQFTEPSGVAVNAQNDIIVADTNNHRIQIFDKEGRFKFQFGECGKRDSQLLYPNRVAVVKTSGDIIVTERSPTHQVQIYNQYGQFVRKFGANVLQHPRGVTVDNKGRIIIVECKVMRVIIFDQMGNVLQKFGCSKHLEFPNGVVVNDKEEIFISDNRAHCVKVFSYQGVFLRQIGGEGITNYPIGVGINGAGEILIADNHNNFNLTIFTQDGQLVTALESKVKHAQCFDVALMDDGSIVLASKDYRLYIYRYIQIPALGL, from the coding sequence ATGGCTTCGCCAACGCCATCTCAGAGTGCGAGCGACACTATGACGTCCACGTCGAATTCATCCGACAACGAGATGGAGCACATCCAAATCAGCGCCATGAACGTCCGCTGCAGCCTTTGCAATGACACTTATACCATTCCAAAAGTGCTCTACTGTTTCCATACCTTTTGCCAGCCTTGCCTGGAAAAAATCCAAGATACGCCTGACCGAATCCAGTGCCCTGAGTGCCATCAGGATACTACTCTTCCCGCTCAGGGCGTACAGGGCCTTCTTCCTGATTTCGCGATAAGTAATATCCTTGAAGCATCAGCCGGAGATAATACTTCCCTTAATTGCACTGGTTGCAAAAGCAAGGAGACGAATGCGGTCGCTCGGTGTTTTGACTGTGCTAACTTCCTCTGCCCCAACTGTGTCATGGCACATCAGTTCATGCATTGTTTCGAGGGCCATCGCGTGATCATGTTCAGTGATTTGCAGAATGGTAAAGAACAAATCAAGCTCGAGAAACCATTAAACTGCTCCAAACATCGCAGTGAGATGCTGAATTTCTTCTGCAAAACTTGCAATATTCCGATCTGCAAGGATTGCACGTTATCTGATCATTCCCGTGGGCATGAGTTTGGCTACATCAGCGAGGTCGGCCCGAAACATGTCGAACTCTTACAGCACGTTGTTGATGATGCAAAAATCAAAGCAAATGAACTCCGTAGCACTGCTAAGAGCATGGAACACTCCGCAAACCGCCTGCAGATTCTGTACAACAAAGCCCAGAATGAGGTCAATGAGACCTACAACTTCTATCGTACGATGCTGGAAGAGAGACGACAGGAAACAATCAAGGAGCTCGATGGTGCGTTTAATTCCAAACAGGTGCTACTCAATTCCATGGCGGACAAGATACAGGATGCCATCGATCGTCTCTACCAGGGTTGTGAGTTTGTTGAGAAATTATTGAAGCATTCCGGTAACACTGAGATCCTCATGTTCAAGAAGATGATTGACACCAAGGTCAACAACATCATGAGCTACACGCCAGATATCAACAATCTTGAGACGTCGTTCGACCTCGAGTTCGTGTCCAACTTCCAAGCCATTCAGGTTGGAGTACGCAATACGTTCGGCTACATCCGTCAGAGCTTCGAAACCAATCAGAAACCTCAACCTATTGCACGTCCAAACGGCATCGTTACCAAGACGATCAACAACGCCTCGCCTCCGTGTGTGAGTCCAACTATCAGCATGTTTGGCGATTTCACCTCGACGTTGAACAAGCGGTTCCCGAGCAACAACACACTCGTTGGATTTGGCACAGGTCTGGATCCTAATGTCAATCCTTATGAGAAGTGGTCCAGCGGTTCTAGCCATGATCTGATCAACAACGGGGATATCTTCCAGACAAACCCTGATTCCATAATGGACTTGACAAACAAGCTGATCACAGCCAATATCTACCCACCTAAGTCTCAGATCAAGCGCCAGAAGATGATCTACCATTGCAAGTTCGGAGAGTTTGGTGTCATGGACGGTCAGTTCACTGAACCAAGTGGTGTGGCTGTCAATGCTCAGAATGACATCATCGTTGCCGACACCAACAACCACCGCATCCAAATCTTCGACAAGGAGGGCAGATTCAAGTTCCAGTTTGGCGAATGTGGAAAACGTGACAGCCAGCTCCTGTACCCAAATCGTGTGGCAGTGGTGAAGACCTCGGGCGACATCATCGTGACTGAGAGGAGTCCCACACACCAGGTCCAGATCTACAACCAGTATGGCCAGTTTGTACGCAAATTTGGTGCGAATGTCCTGCAGCATCCGAGAGGTGTAACCGTCGACAACAAGGGTAGGATTATCATTGTGGAATGTAAGGTAATGCGTGTTATCATTTTTGACCAGATGGGTAATGTGTTGCAGAAGTTTGGTTGCTCCAAGCACTTGGAGTTTCCGAACGGTGTCGTGGTCAACGACAAGGAAGAGATCTTCATCAGTGACAACCGTGCTCACTGTGTGAAGGTGTTTAGCTACCAGGGTGTCTTCCTGCGTCAGATTGGTGGCGAGGGCATCACGAATTACCCGATCGGCGTTGGAATCAACGGAGCCGGTGAGATCCTGATCGCTGACAACCACAACAACTTCAACTTGACGATCTTCACCCAGGACGGCCAGCTCGTGACGGCATTGGAAAGCAAGGTGAAGCACGCGCAGTGTTTTGACGTTGCGCTCATGGACGACGGCAGTATTGTTCTCGCGAGCAAAGACTATAGACTGTATATCTACAGGTACATTCAGATTCCTGCCCTGGGTTTGTAA
- the LOC135493085 gene encoding uncharacterized protein LOC135493085, with amino-acid sequence MADEAVEEYKSSLSDLTFNSKPLINMLTMLADDSRQHAAQIVQVIEAHIQKAKNNYKLPALYLIDSILKNVLKSTYAQLFAQNIVATFSHVFEKVDEKTRQSLFKLRQTWSTIFPTRKLYAIDVRVNTIDPAWPITAAAPESPVASIHVNPKFINKEKEKEEEKKKTESEEIIEAKMRQQLIEKKAELLKLEQARLDFQLAEARAKLQETRKGPAITNTTPSSLTAPIMKSAEILSAKSMASSSPLNFGATAPPVTTASSAPSRRDPRLSRDPRMSRDPRTIEASKSGARTTTSASVKPASTVHASQHGGAHGSKTHTPTHGFTPQPPKKRPNTPSNLPKIPNIEPAAPSPTSKSAFPSQSILTAKVAPQTASIPTQPSQSAASTASVMPVVSLPAQATVAPIPTSGAAAAVPLVNQLLSGPQAVELPTTALNLLAQLQQALLQAQVSSPVPQTSAQPVLPAPTVGANQMPGQPVGANQMPGQPLGANQMPGQPMGANQTAVSQPMGAIRMPGQPGAGNQMPGQQMGGNQMLGQQMGGHQILGQSLGLNLMAGSQLGSIPMPTEPMDAGKYQGVPPQVQQAVSDHLGSPDRYATVRPPVSSAVPLMSLKTSASDTSIPWHNPPLSHTGQIVLPPSVQELREEAEEEGRFSPGPVDSPRRRSPPKQDVASIPKPAQSRGDPRQSKSATSLQKKTNLKETRKPVAEDKKRDSRDDRKRDDREDRKRDDREKREGSKESSSGRESDRDSRNRDSEWRRRDRDLDRYSRSDRDRGRSYGSGRRRSPSPIPRGEGSRRRRTRSRSKSRSPKSSSRSPRGDRTSKSSYDRDNRSDNRSDGRRSTKVDEKTKSSKKDDKLVKKDKKEIGEKPDEKKSVVKKEKGSLRKEKEKADDVRKDEKKKSDVRSDQKKKKEVMSTMDVDLRKLPKPEPVTEEVSMDVDLRQPSVDMDIVPKTCTYFDEKIEKTEPVDPAPNTDVDERIIKAEPPVSETEDCDLRVFGDIGKTDIDTGKNGASGTGFEEKKSKEERKKALDRALEKQLSDVDHRVPKSEPAEETPMDTGVEAFQKKDLDLRSHPWQSGSQGDEDFDSRASTPLMDEHSEPPAKKQKKDLDERRPSESTEDTGDLSDLFGGEDVDYRQPPKLKLEVNIPMSQGDLPLESPAKVGWAKFKAKHPEDFCFQQPQDLTPLKTPDAFGSGDVDMRTPPAFPISSGGHTPVLEHQEAILRKAEEQLKSGKITKDQYHEILEQLGELYKLKMIHREMRMNNQATEDGEKHAVSNQQEGEPSNFPSADVDERRPPAFRIPKKKPEKSKDVAKKERSRKKKGKRGQKDEDEGPKDMDERPMPVLERGMGRRDAPRGILKTGAGPRGILKTGDGARGVLKTGQDNWRNERDEQQGSKRGNQGEHRDESTGDHDMRKGDWMKTMPLAPDGNPYELGRDGWPLFPDGSRVQRGPDGRPDFPLPMPVSLMDLKIKPPPGLRDIDIDMPKQDFDERFIHHNDRPRNDRADRQFRPHDGPRQDRNDVPMDADWRGGPRNERPVDNDWRKDRPMGNDRRQDQRKDRPGGGDRRPDRFMGSHMRKDGLNHLPPHINLKMLQRQVTLLDTNQEVVIDQRQIGVKIGAPPRPIFINKKRHYVQVSKQMREVLIDDKPFYRIGDPPADCRLKGYRFKLYFHGPMRRLWIDRVQYDIRLDAPPQKIPIKGAIREIRANSFENVLFIDGISVGQLGQKPKSIKIALTKHELRFDPPPKEIVIDGQQCQLKLNYPVPVIMMRGRPHGMCFDGPPRELIIDDQSYMIGMHERKTIRIGKRPHIVGFLGPGHELMIDDLTHEIQFTGEPRDITISNRIHTVSLIGPPPEVKILGSIPVDEKTGRLMFLPDLMADHPPISVSPESVSDTDQDLKGVLTAAMMQQPEQMVQPASMPGLQSMIPGQQPVIPGEQPMMPAQHPIMPGQQPMMPMSISGAMPSQPGQMIPGQMLPLGQVPVSQAGFSMMQNQMMMQNAMMGQPTAIPGFMPASTQQLTMPSVNALQNVLANVYNPQQGQFMGNPMLNLPGGAGPGAFPGIAMVGDQMQPMMGMQQFPGLVPQVPAAPQPAAAPVMDIKDLFSKLVKTGMIIQDEEKKKKEREERAGKDLYDKEGRIIPVEIGESESLTRVEKIDDLMDLQIPKLKKHHKGVVHRLYLGLQCNSCGVRFIMEEKDKYQEHLDWHFRLNKKEKDEMKIAKFRKWYFDSQDWIDFEEIQDIEERARKNFFARTHQAIQEAGGSVFQSMASSSQPEQITSCPAASGDSENDDVCEICADPFEQFWDEESEEWHLKDAIRVEGKTYHPVCYEDAKLTLLTSTATPMEDGQDPFSTSFSAAASQSLETEKETPSQPIAIKEETPSEVKKEIEDIPPTEDVKIKTEPETSEEQTKTDATEEVSVPKTNVDDDTVKLEEVKEEPPSADEMEAMEASPGTPVKDEPMEMPESPSLDMAITGSDDANKTTEQATNITTEQSVPVVPKSKPVEQFFGNAIEVLGSQNVPIAVRPFYQEPIVFHVDTLEDGEITD; translated from the exons ATGGCAGACGAAGCAGTAGAAGAGTACAAGTCGTCCTTATCGGACCTCACGTTCAACAGCAAACCGCTCATCAACATGTTGACGATGTTGGCCGACGACAGCCGACAACACGCAGCGCAGATCGTCCAAGTTATTGAAGCCCACATTCAAAAG GCAAAGAATAATTACAAGCTCCCCGCATTGTACCTGATAGACTCCATTTTGAAGAACGTCCTGAAAAGTACCTATGCCCAGCTGTTTGCTCAGAATATTGTGGCAACTTTCAGCCATGTTTTTGAAAAG GTGGATGAAAAGACCAGGCAGTCCCTATTCAAGCTTCGTCAAACATGGAGTACGATATTCCCGACGCGCAAGCTGTACGCAATAGATGTACGTGTGAATACCATCGATCCAGCTTGGCCAATCACTGCAGCTGCTCCAGAGTCCCCCGTTGCAAGCATACATGTCAATCCAAAATTCATCAACAAG gaaaaagaaaaagaggaagaaaaaaagaagaccGAATCGGAGGAAATTATTGAAGCGAAGATGAGGCAGCAGCTTATCGAGAAAAAGGCTGAGTTACTGAAACTAGAGCAGGCACGCCTGGACTTCCAGCTGGCTGAGGCCAGGGCTAAGCTTCAGGAGACACGTAAG GGGCCTGCTATAACAAATACAACACCCTCCAGTTTGACTGCACCCATCATGAAAAGTGCTGAAATCTTATCTGCCAAGTCAATGGCATCAAGTTCTCCACTTAACTTTGGTGCTACAGCTCCTCCAGTGACAACTGCGTCGTCTGCACCGAGTCGCCGAGATCCAAGATTGTCCCGAGATCCACGTATGTCCCGTGATCCACGCACAATAGAGGCCTCGAAATCTGGTGCCAGGACTACGACTTCCGCATCTGTAAAGCCTGCATCAACAGTGCATGCCTCACAGCATGGTGGTGCTCATGGTTCAAAAACGCATACCCCAACTCATGGTTTTACACCACAACCACCTAAGAAGAGACCTAATACTCCAAGTAACCTTCCTAAGATTCCGAACATTGAGCCTGCAGCACCGTCACCCACTTCGAAGTCAGCTTTTCCATCACAGTCTATACTGACAGCAAAGGTAGCCCCACAGACGGCTTCAATTCCAACTCAACCTTCTCAGTCAGCCGCCTCAACAGCCTCTGTGATGCCTGTAGTATCTTTACCTGCTCAAGCAACAGTGGCGCCCATTCCAACATCTGGTGCAGCTGCAGCCGTTCCTCTTGTTAATCAGTTGTTGAGCGGACCACAAGCTGTGGAGTTGCCAACAACTGCCCTGAATCTTCTCGCTCAACTTCAACAAGCTCTCCTTCAAGCTCAAGTTTCATCGCCAGTGCCACAGACATCTGCTCAGCCAGTGCTACCAGCCCCTACAGTAGGAGCCAACCAGATGCCAGGACAGCCAGTGGGAGCCAACCAGATGCCAGGACAACCATTGGGTGCCAACCAGATGCCAGGACAGCCAATGGGAGCCAATCAGACCGCAGTAAGTCAGCCGATGGGGGCCATCCGGATGCCAGGCCAACCGGGGGCAGGTAATCAAATGCCAGGTCAACAAATGGGAGGTAATCAAATGTTAGGTCAACAAATGGGAGGACATCAGATTCTTGGACAATCTTTGGGACTTAATCTGATGGCTGGTTCTCAGTTGGGGTCCATTCCAATGCCAACTGAACCAATGGATGCTGGCAAGTACCAGGGTGTTCCCCCTCAAGTTCAGCAAGCAGTTTCTGATCATCTGGGGTCGCCAGACCGGTATGCAACTGTGAGGCCACCAGTGTCTTCTGCAGTTCCGTTGATGTCCTTGAAGACTTCTGCATCAGATACTTCTATCCCTTGGCATAATCCTCCTCTGTCTCACACTGGCCAGATAGTCCTTCCGCCGTCGGTACAGGAGCTACGTGAAGAAGCAGAAGAAGAGGGTCGATTTTCTCCAGGTCCTGTAGATTCCCCTAGGAGGCGATCGCCACCCAAACAAGATGTGGCATCTATTCCTAAACCAGCCCAATCGAGAGGTGATCCAAGGCAATCGAAATCTGCTACTTCTTTACAGAAGAAAACGAATTTAAAAGAGACGAGAAAACCTGTAGCTGAAGACAAAAAACGTGATAGCAGAGATGATAGGAAACGGGATGATAGAGAAGACAGAAAACGAGATGATAGAGAGAAACGTGAAGGGTCTAAAGAGTCTAGCAGTGGGCGTGAAAGCGATCGTGATTCTCGAAATAGAGATAGTGAATGGCGCCGCAGGGATCGTGATCTTGACAGGTATTCCCGCAGTGATAGAGATCGAGGTCGTTCTTACGGTAGTGGTCGACGCAGATCACCGAGTCCGATACCCAGAGGAGAAGGAAGTCGAAGACGACGTACTCGATCGAGGTCAAAGTCAAGGTCACCTAAAAGCAGTAGTAGGTCGCCAAGGGGAGACAGAACTAGTAAGTCATCATATGATAGGGACAATAGAAGTGACAATCGCAGTGACGGTCGTCGTAGTACAAAAGTTGATGAAAAGACGAAGTCATCGAAAAAGGATGATAAATTAGTTAAAAAGGATAAGAAGGAAATTGGGGAAAAGCCGGATGAGAAAAAGTCTGTGGTTAAAAAGGAAAAGGGTTCTTTgagaaaagaaaaggaaaaggcAGATGATGTTAGGAAGgatgagaagaaaaaaagtgaTGTCCGATCAGatcagaagaaaaagaaggaagTGATGTCTACAATGGATGTAGATTTGCGAAAATTACCGAAACCGGAGCCGGTTACAGAGGAAGTCAGTATGGATGTTGACCTGCGACAACCATCAGTTGATATGGATATTGTGCCTAAAACATGTACAtactttgatgaaaaaattgaaaagacAGAGCCAGTTGACCCAGCGCCTAATACAGACGTAGATGAGAGGATTATAAAGGCGGAGCCACCTGTTTCTGAAACCGAAGATTGCGATCTAAGGGTATTTGGGGATATAGGAAAAACAGACATTGACACGGGTAAAAATGGTGCTAGTGGTACTGGTTTTGAAGAAAAGAAATCGAAAGAGGAAAGGAAAAAGGCCTTGGATCGCGCTTTAGAAAAGCAACTGTCCGATGTGGATCACCGAGTGCCAAAATCTGAACCAGCGGAAGAAACCCCCATGGATACAGGAGTTGAGGCATTCCAGAAGAAGGATTTGGATCTGCGAAGCCACCCATGGCAGTCTGGTAGCCAAGGAGATGAAGACTTTGATAGTCGAGCATCTACTCCACTGATGGATGAACATTCAGAACCGCCGGCGAAGAAGCAGAAGAAGGATTTGGATGAGAGGAGGCCGTCGGAATCAACGGAGGACACTGGTGACCTTAG TGATTTGTTTGGCGGTGAAGATGTGGACTACCGCCAGCCCCCAAAACTCAAATTAGAGGTCAACATTCCCATGTCGCAAGGAGACTTGCCACTTGAAAGTCCTGCAAAAGTTGGCTGGGCAAAATTCAAGGCAAAACATCCTGAAGACTTCTGCTTCCAACAACCTCAGGACTTGACTCCGTTGAAGACACCTGATGCTTTTGGGTCAGGTGACGTCGACATGCGGACACCACCGGCATTCCCTATCAGCAGCGGTGGACATACACCGGTTTTGGAGCACCAGGAGGCGATCCTAAGGAAGGCCGAGGAGCAGCTCAAGAGTGGGAAGATCACCAAGGACCAGTACCACGAGATACTTGAGCAGTTGGGTGAGCTCTATAAGTTGAAGATGATTCACAGGGAGATGAGGATGAACAATCAGGCGACAGAAGATGGCGAAAAG CACGCAGTATCCAACCAACAGGAAGGAGAACCAAGCAATTTCCCGTCTGCAGATGTTGATGAAAGACGGCCACCTGCGTTTCGAATCCCCAAAAAGAAGCCGGAAAAGTCAAAAGATGTTGCTAAGAAAGAAAGGTCAAGAAAAAAGAAGGGAAAACGTGGGCAGAAAGATGAGGACGAGGGGCCAAAGGACATGGATGAACGGCCAATGCCTGTTTTGGAACGAGGCATGGGGAGGCGAGATGCTCCTAGAGGCATTCTTAAAACAGGAGCTGGTCCAAGAGGCATTCTTAAAACGGGAGATGGTGCAAGAGGAGTTCTCAAGACTGGACAAGACAACTGGAGAA ATGAACGAGATGAGCAGCAGGGTAGTAAACGAGGCAACCAGGGGGAGCATCGGGATGAGTCGACTGGTGACCACGATATGCGAAAGGGTGATTGGATGAAGACTATGCCTTTGGCTCCAGACGGTAATCCATATGAACTGGGCCGTGATGGTTGGCCGCTCTTCCCCGATGGATCGCGCGTGCAGCGTGGACCGGATGGACGACCAGACTTTCCCTTACCTATGCCAGTCAGCCTGATGGATCTGAAAATCAAGCCTCCTCCAGGACTTCGCGATATCGACATTGATATGCCCAAGCAAGACTTTGATGAAAGATTTATTCATCATAATGACCGACCTCGAAACGATAGGGCGGATCGTCAGTTTCGTCCACATGATGGCCCAAGACAAGATAGAAATGATGTTCCTATGGATGCTGACTGGAGAGGGGGTCCAAGAAATGAGCGTCCTGTGGATAACGATTGGCGAAAAGACCGTCCGATGGGCAATGACAGGCGACAGGACCAAAGAAAGGACCGCCCAGGTGGTGGTGATAGAAGACCTGATCGATTCATGGGTTCTCATATGCGCAAAGATGGCCTCAATCATCTCCCACCACATATTAATCTGAAAATGTTGCAACGGCAAGTCACCCTCCTTGACACAAATCAAGAAGTTGTTATTGATCAGCGGCaaattggagtaaagattggcGCGCCACCACGACCGATCTTTATTAACAAAAAGAGGCATTACGTCCAGGTCAGCAAACAGATGCGTGAAGTATTGATTGACGACAAACCATTTTACCGCATCGGTGATCCTCCAGCTGATTGCAGACTCAAAGGGTACAGATTCAAACTGTATTTCCACGGACCAATGAGGAGGCTGTGGATTGATCGTGTGCAGTATGATATCCGACTTGATGCGCCACCACAAAAAATTCCAATCAAAGGAGCGATTCGTGAGATTCGTGCAAACAGTTTTGAGAATGTGCTTTTTATTGACGGTATCAGTGTAGGTCAATTGGGTCAGAAACCGAAGAGTATTAAAATAGCCTTGACAAAGCATGAGCTTCGCTTCGATCCCCCACCAAAGGAAATTGTGATAGATGGACAGCAGTGCCAGCTCAAGTTGAACTACCCTGTACCAGTCATCATGATGAGAGGCAGACCACATGGAATGTGTTTCGACGGTCCACCAAGAGAACTGATAATTGATGACCAGTCGTACATGATCGGGATGCATGAGCGAAAAACAATTCGAATCGGGAAACGTCCGCATATTGTCGGATTTTTAGGTCCTGGACATGAGCTCATGATAGATGACCTGACACACGAGATACAGTTCACCGGAGAGCCAAGAGATATTACCATATCTAATCGCATTCATACAGTTTCATTGATTGGTCCGCCGCCCGAGGTGAAAATATTGGGGTCGATACCTGTTGATGAAAAGACTGGACGATTGATGTTCCTGCCTGATTTGATGGCAGACCACCCGCCAATCAGCGTCAGCCCTGAGTCTGTTTCAGATACAGATCAGGATCTAAAAGGTGTTTTGACAGCTGCGATGATGCAGCAACCAGAACAGATGGTGCAGCCTGCATCGATGCCAGGCTTACAATCCATGATACCTGGTCAGCAACCAGTTATCCCAGGTGAGCAACCCATGATGCCTGCTCAACACCCAATCATGCCAGGACAACAACCCATGATGCCAATGTCCATATCCGGAGCAATGCCGTCTCAGCCAGGACAAATGATTCCCGGTCAGATGCTGCCCTTGGGACAGGTGCCAGTCAGCCAGGCGGGATTCTCCATGATGCAGAACCAAATGATGATGCAGAATGCCATGATGGGCCAGCCGACGGCGATACCGGGATTCATGCCTGCATCAACCCAGCAGCTAA CCATGCCAAGTGTAAACGCCCTACAGAATGTCCTTGCCAATGTGTATAACCCGCAACAGGGGCAATTCATGGGCAACCCAATGCTGAATTTGCCCGGTGGTGCTGGACCTGGTGCCTTCCCTGGAATTGCCATGG TTGGTGACCAGATGCAGCCGATGATGGGAATGCAACAGTTCCCTGGCCTCGTCCCACAAGTGCCTGCCGCGCCCCAGCCTGCTGCTGCACCAGTCATGGACATCAAGGATCTGTTCAGCAAACTGGTGAAGACCGGTATGATCATCCAGGatgaggagaagaagaagaaggagagggAAGAAAGGGCAGGAAAGGATTTGTACGACAAGGAGGGCAGAATT ATTCCTGTTGAAATTGGCGAGTCGGAATCCCTGACTCGAGTCGAGAAAATTGATGATCTTATGGACCTACAAATTCCTAAGCTAAAAAA GCACCATAAAGGGGTTGTGCATCGTCTGTACCTGGGTCTCCAGTGTAACTCGTGTGGTGTGCGCTTCATCATGGAAGAGAAGGACAAGTACCAGGAGCATCTCGACTGGCACTTCCGGCTGAACAAGAAGGAGAAAGACGAGATGAAAATAGCCAAGTTTAGGAAGTGGTACTTCGATAGTCAGGATTGGATTGACTTTGAGGAGATACAGGATATTGAGGAGAGAG CTCGCAAGAACTTCTTTGCCCGAACCCACCAAGCAATCCAAGAGGCGGGTGGTTCAGTATTCCAGTCAATGGCGTCCTCTTCACAGCCCGAGCAGATAACCAGCTGTCCTGCTGCATCGGGAGATAGTGAAAATGATGAT GTGTGTGAGATATGTGCAGATCCATTTGAGCAATTCTGGGACGAGGAAAGTGAAGAATGGCACCTGAAGGACGCTATCAGGGTCGAGGGAAAGACCTACCACCCTGTTTGTTATGAAGACGCCAAGCTG ACTTTGCTCACATCGACTGCGACTCCAATGGAAGATGGCCAAGACCCTTTTTCAACATCGTTCTCTGCAGCTGCCAGCCAGTCTCTCGAAACTGAAAAGGAAACTCCGTCACAACCAATTGCAATTAAAGAGGAGACTCCTTCTGAG GTCAAGAAGGAAATTGAAGACATACCTCCCACCGAAGATGTTAAAATCAAAACAGAACCCGAGACGTCTGAAGAGCAAACTAAGACTGATGCTACTGAGGAGGTGTCTGTGCCCAAAACCAATGTTGACGACGACACTGTAAAACTCGAGGAAGTTAAGGAGGAGCCGCCATCAGCAGACGAGATGGAAGCAATGGAAGCTTCCCCCGGCACGCCTGTCAAAGACGAACCTATGGAAATGCCAGAGAGTCCGTCTCTAGATATGGCCATTACAGGATCGGATGATGCTAATAAAACAACGGAGCAAGCCACGAACATTACGACTGAGCAAAGTGTGCCAGTTGTGCCCAAGTCAAAACCTGTAGAGCAGTTCTTTGGTAATGCTATTGAAGTTCTTGGGAGCCAGAATGTGCCAATAGCAGTGAGACCTTTCTATCAAGAACCGATTGTTTTCCATGTTGACACGCTTGAGGATGGTGAAATTACCGACTGA